A section of the Clostridium sp. TW13 genome encodes:
- a CDS encoding VanW family protein gives MKKKKIVIILSTVILITLVFTVTFCLNFKSTKVTTVSNKVYVGDLNVSKQSKEDLKNNLNTYFSKKLKETSIKFEVGDYKENFSLDKIGFKYNVDELVDKALNVGHDGNILTNGIEQISSLFSSKVLEAKPILDKDVFDAFKATISKKVSKPITNPNVTFLNNKLSISGGKSGVTLDESGFTENINKLNLDKNNLGNLSCTIPTKEVPVNISPDIVNKMTIIGSYSTTINHIDAGRTNNIRLFLSKLSGHVLMPNETFSCDKTAGSREIADGYTSAAGFSNNQVVDTVAGGICQGVSTLYNAVLYADLKIVERAPHCMAVTYIEEGRDATIASGNIDFKFRNNKNTPVVIQCYVNQGTTVVANIWGVNDTPNKKIEISVEKLGPNKTKTYKKTLISGKVTKTEVLSVDTYK, from the coding sequence TTGAAAAAGAAAAAAATAGTAATCATACTTTCTACTGTAATACTAATTACCTTAGTTTTCACAGTAACCTTTTGTTTAAATTTTAAAAGCACTAAAGTTACTACCGTTTCTAACAAAGTTTATGTTGGAGATCTGAATGTTTCAAAACAATCAAAAGAAGACTTAAAGAATAACTTAAATACCTACTTTTCAAAAAAGTTAAAAGAAACTTCTATTAAATTTGAAGTTGGTGATTATAAAGAAAACTTTTCCCTAGATAAAATAGGATTTAAATACAATGTAGATGAACTAGTAGACAAAGCCTTAAATGTTGGACATGATGGTAATATACTTACAAATGGTATTGAACAAATAAGCTCATTATTCTCTTCTAAAGTACTAGAAGCAAAACCTATCTTAGATAAAGATGTATTCGATGCTTTTAAAGCTACTATTAGTAAGAAAGTATCTAAACCTATTACAAACCCTAATGTCACTTTTTTAAATAATAAATTATCTATTTCTGGTGGAAAATCAGGAGTAACTTTAGACGAAAGTGGCTTTACGGAAAATATAAACAAACTAAATTTAGATAAAAATAATCTTGGGAATTTATCTTGTACCATTCCAACTAAAGAAGTGCCTGTAAATATATCTCCTGATATAGTAAATAAAATGACCATTATAGGCTCTTATTCTACAACTATCAATCATATAGATGCTGGAAGAACAAATAATATACGTCTGTTCTTAAGCAAGTTAAGTGGACATGTATTAATGCCAAACGAAACCTTTTCCTGCGACAAAACTGCTGGAAGTAGGGAAATAGCTGATGGCTATACTTCTGCTGCAGGATTTTCAAATAATCAAGTTGTAGATACTGTGGCTGGTGGAATCTGTCAAGGAGTAAGTACCTTGTATAATGCAGTATTATATGCAGACTTAAAAATTGTTGAAAGAGCGCCACATTGCATGGCAGTAACTTACATTGAAGAAGGAAGAGATGCTACCATCGCAAGTGGCAATATAGATTTTAAGTTTAGAAATAATAAAAATACTCCTGTAGTTATTCAATGTTATGTAAATCAAGGCACTACAGTAGTTGCTAATATTTGGGGAGTTAATGATACTCCAAACAAGAAAATAGAAATATCCGTTGAAAAACTCGGTCCTAACAAAACAAAAACCTATAAGAAAACACTCATCAGTGGTAAGGTTACTAAGACAGAAGTTCTTTCTGTTGATACCTATAAATAG